One window of Rhizobium leguminosarum genomic DNA carries:
- a CDS encoding acetyl-CoA carboxylase biotin carboxylase subunit — protein sequence MFKKILIANRGEIACRVIKTARRMGILTVAVYSDADRDALHVEMADEAVHIGPAAASESYLVAEKIIAACKATGAEAVHPGYGFLSERASFCAGLEKQGIVFIGPKPKAIMAMGDKIESKKFANAAGVSTVPGHLGVIEDAAHAEVISGGIGYPVMIKASAGGGGKGMRIAWNEAEVRDGYERARSEAKNSFGDDRIFIEKFIVEPRHIEIQVLADAHGNVVYLGERECSIQRRNQKVAEEAPSPFLDKKTRKAMGEQSVALARAVDYQSAGTVEFIVDRDRSFYFLEMNTRLQVEHPVTELVTGIDLVEQMIRVAAGEPLPLTQEDIRLDGWAIESRLYAEDPYRNFLPSIGRLTRYRPPAEGRTGNVVVRNDTGVFEGAEISMYYDPMIAKLCTWAPTRVEAIEAMGQALDGFVVDGIEHNVPFLAALMKHPRWREGRLSTGFIAEEYPDGFAPMKPDRPEEATLAAIALSACLIETNRREHFADRLRAASGALREHWVVKIGDHHVAVRLLDGLVTIPFDMEMAIEGTIGGESISVVTDWRPGDPVWSGKVGGRTITAQIRPVLNGLRIDWQGLSVTAKVFSPRHAELDRLMPVKLPPDTSKLLLCPMPGLVVSIAVAEGQEVKAGETLAIVEAMKMENVLRADRDLVVSKINAAAGESLAVDAVIMEFA from the coding sequence ATGTTCAAGAAAATCCTGATCGCGAATCGCGGCGAAATCGCCTGCCGCGTGATCAAGACCGCGCGCCGCATGGGTATTTTGACCGTTGCGGTCTATTCGGATGCGGATCGGGACGCGCTGCATGTCGAGATGGCCGACGAGGCCGTTCATATCGGCCCGGCCGCAGCCTCCGAGAGCTACCTGGTTGCTGAAAAGATCATCGCCGCCTGCAAGGCAACCGGCGCCGAGGCGGTGCATCCGGGCTACGGCTTCCTGTCCGAGCGCGCCTCCTTCTGCGCTGGGCTGGAAAAGCAGGGCATCGTCTTCATCGGCCCGAAGCCGAAGGCCATCATGGCGATGGGCGACAAGATCGAATCGAAGAAATTCGCCAATGCCGCCGGCGTGTCCACAGTGCCCGGCCATCTCGGCGTTATCGAGGATGCCGCCCACGCGGAAGTGATATCAGGCGGGATCGGTTATCCCGTCATGATCAAGGCATCGGCCGGCGGCGGCGGCAAGGGCATGCGCATTGCCTGGAATGAGGCCGAGGTGCGCGACGGCTACGAGCGCGCCCGCTCGGAGGCGAAGAACTCCTTCGGCGACGACCGCATCTTCATCGAGAAGTTCATCGTCGAGCCGCGCCACATCGAGATCCAGGTGCTGGCCGATGCACATGGCAACGTCGTCTATCTCGGCGAACGCGAATGCTCGATCCAGCGGCGGAACCAGAAGGTGGCGGAAGAGGCGCCCTCGCCCTTCCTCGACAAGAAAACCCGCAAGGCGATGGGCGAACAATCGGTAGCGCTGGCGAGAGCGGTCGATTACCAGAGCGCCGGCACCGTCGAATTCATTGTCGACCGCGACCGCAGTTTCTATTTCCTCGAAATGAACACCCGTCTGCAGGTCGAACATCCGGTTACCGAACTCGTCACCGGCATCGATCTCGTCGAGCAGATGATCCGTGTCGCAGCGGGAGAGCCCCTTCCCCTCACCCAGGAAGACATCAGGCTCGACGGCTGGGCGATCGAAAGCCGGCTCTATGCCGAAGACCCCTATCGCAACTTCCTGCCCTCGATCGGCCGCCTGACGCGCTACCGCCCGCCGGCCGAAGGCCGCACCGGCAATGTCGTCGTCCGCAACGATACCGGCGTCTTCGAAGGCGCCGAGATCTCGATGTATTACGATCCGATGATCGCCAAGCTCTGCACCTGGGCGCCGACGCGGGTCGAAGCGATCGAGGCCATGGGCCAGGCGCTCGACGGTTTCGTCGTCGACGGCATCGAGCACAATGTCCCGTTCCTGGCGGCGTTGATGAAACATCCGCGCTGGCGCGAGGGCCGGCTGTCTACCGGCTTTATCGCCGAGGAATATCCCGACGGTTTCGCGCCGATGAAACCGGACCGCCCGGAAGAGGCCACGCTTGCCGCCATAGCTCTGTCCGCCTGCCTGATCGAGACGAACCGGCGTGAGCATTTCGCCGATCGCCTGCGCGCCGCATCGGGTGCGCTGCGCGAGCACTGGGTAGTCAAGATCGGCGATCATCATGTGGCTGTCAGGTTGCTCGATGGCCTCGTCACCATCCCCTTCGATATGGAGATGGCGATCGAGGGGACGATTGGAGGCGAGAGCATCAGTGTTGTCACCGATTGGAGACCGGGCGATCCCGTCTGGAGCGGCAAGGTAGGCGGCCGTACTATCACCGCGCAGATCCGTCCCGTCCTCAACGGGTTGCGCATCGACTGGCAGGGACTTTCGGTGACGGCCAAAGTCTTTTCGCCGCGTCATGCCGAGCTCGACCGACTGATGCCGGTGAAGCTGCCGCCCGATACCTCCAAACTGCTGCTTTGCCCGATGCCCGGCCTCGTCGTTTCCATCGCGGTTGCCGAGGGCCAGGAGGTCAAGGCAGGCGAGACGCTTGCGATCGTCGAGGCGATGAAGATGGAAAACGTGCTGCGCGCCGACCGCGATCTCGTCGTCTCGAAGATCAATGCCGCGGCCGGCGAAAGCCTGGCGGTCGATGCCGTGATCATGGAATTCGCCTGA
- a CDS encoding DMT family transporter, which yields MTEHPAHQNSLQGMAIMSGAMLILPIMDAIAKYMATFEAMSPGQVTFYRFFFQIACTLPILFALFGLKALSAQRPWMNLLRGVLHGGASLLFFVAVKYMPLADVFAIYFVEPFMLTAMSALFLGEKVGWRRWMAIVVGFGGAMIVIQPSYEIFGLKALLPVACAFLFSLYLFLNRAIGEADSPLTMQTMAGIGGTVFMAAALFVGSSSGNVDFAVSLPASGLGLVLLLALGSISGYAHMLIVRAFRLAPLSLLAPFQYFEIISATVLGYALFNDFPSFSKWIGIFIIVASGLFIIWRERLQAQSLKSSSTGEYRVNSSS from the coding sequence ATGACAGAGCATCCAGCCCATCAAAATTCCCTGCAGGGCATGGCGATCATGTCCGGCGCCATGCTGATCCTGCCGATCATGGATGCCATCGCCAAATACATGGCGACCTTCGAGGCGATGTCGCCGGGCCAGGTGACCTTCTACCGATTCTTCTTCCAGATCGCCTGCACCCTGCCGATCCTCTTTGCCCTTTTCGGGCTGAAGGCGCTTTCGGCTCAACGGCCTTGGATGAACCTGCTGCGCGGCGTACTGCACGGTGGCGCGAGCCTGCTTTTCTTCGTCGCCGTCAAATACATGCCGCTTGCCGATGTCTTCGCGATTTATTTCGTCGAACCCTTCATGCTGACGGCCATGTCGGCGCTGTTCCTCGGCGAGAAGGTCGGCTGGCGGCGCTGGATGGCGATCGTCGTCGGTTTCGGCGGCGCGATGATCGTCATTCAGCCGAGTTACGAGATCTTCGGCCTGAAGGCGCTGCTGCCGGTCGCCTGCGCTTTTCTGTTCTCGCTCTATCTGTTCCTCAACCGCGCCATCGGTGAGGCCGATTCGCCGCTGACCATGCAGACGATGGCCGGCATCGGCGGAACGGTCTTCATGGCGGCGGCCCTTTTCGTCGGAAGCAGTTCCGGCAATGTCGATTTTGCCGTCTCTCTGCCCGCCTCCGGCCTCGGTCTTGTCCTGCTTCTCGCCCTCGGCTCGATCTCGGGATATGCGCATATGCTCATCGTCCGGGCTTTCCGCCTCGCGCCGTTGTCGCTGCTTGCGCCGTTCCAATATTTCGAGATCATCTCGGCGACCGTTCTCGGCTATGCGCTGTTCAATGATTTCCCCAGCTTTTCCAAATGGATCGGCATCTTCATCATCGTCGCATCGGGCCTCTTCATCATCTGGCGAGAGCGGCTGCAGGCGCAATCGTTAAAATCTTCCTCAACCGGGGAATATCGGGTTAACTCCTCTTCTTGA
- the lipB gene encoding lipoyl(octanoyl) transferase LipB, whose protein sequence is MAMLRTDLEFSMLPNLGTRPVRWRIADGLVPYEEAVETMEREVALISDGGDELVWLVEHPPLYTAGTSANARDLVQPDRFPVFATGRGGEYTYHGPGQRVAYVMLDLKRRRQDVRAFVTALEDVVIRTLDMMNVRGERREDRVGVWVRRPEKPLLPDGTMAEDKIAALGIRLRKWVTFHGLSLNVDPDLDHFGGIVPCGISAYGVTSLVDLGLLVMMADVDIRLRTAFEAVFGETTSEN, encoded by the coding sequence ATGGCCATGCTTCGCACCGATCTCGAATTCTCCATGCTCCCGAATCTCGGCACCCGCCCGGTGCGTTGGCGTATCGCCGATGGTCTCGTTCCTTATGAGGAGGCGGTGGAGACAATGGAGCGCGAGGTGGCGTTGATATCAGATGGCGGCGATGAGCTCGTCTGGCTCGTCGAACATCCGCCGCTCTATACCGCCGGCACCAGCGCCAATGCCAGGGATCTCGTCCAGCCGGACCGTTTCCCGGTCTTTGCCACGGGGCGCGGCGGTGAATATACCTATCATGGGCCTGGCCAGCGCGTCGCCTATGTGATGCTCGACCTGAAGCGCAGGCGCCAGGACGTGCGCGCCTTCGTCACCGCGCTTGAAGATGTCGTCATCCGCACGCTCGACATGATGAATGTGCGCGGCGAGCGACGTGAAGATCGCGTCGGCGTCTGGGTGCGCCGGCCGGAAAAGCCGTTGCTTCCCGATGGGACGATGGCAGAGGACAAGATCGCCGCCCTCGGCATAAGGCTGCGGAAATGGGTGACCTTCCACGGATTGTCGCTCAACGTCGATCCCGATCTCGATCATTTCGGCGGCATCGTGCCCTGCGGGATTTCGGCCTATGGCGTCACCAGCCTCGTCGATCTCGGCTTGCTTGTGATGATGGCTGATGTCGATATCCGGCTGCGCACCGCCTTCGAGGCGGTTTTCGGCGAAACGACGAGCGAAAACTGA
- a CDS encoding methyltransferase family protein, translating into MKKQAAASWSFFDVYFVLDILEKVLIGYFFVAIVMRMLPQMQDNRAIIDGLLLVSEAAAAFLILTRRPTRNASLRLFDWMVTAIGTLFPLLVSPSATEPLAPLAFCGSAMALGFVLQISAKLSLRRSFGLVPANRGIKVGGPYKFVRHPMYAGYLMTHIGFFMAHPSLWNFAIYATALAAQCFRLLAEERLLQQDPAYTAFMATTRYRLVPFVF; encoded by the coding sequence ATGAAAAAACAGGCAGCGGCAAGCTGGTCATTTTTCGATGTGTATTTCGTTCTCGACATTCTCGAGAAAGTCCTCATCGGTTATTTCTTCGTTGCGATCGTCATGCGTATGCTGCCGCAGATGCAGGACAACAGGGCGATCATCGACGGCCTGCTGCTGGTCTCCGAGGCGGCCGCCGCCTTCCTGATCCTGACGCGCCGGCCGACGAGAAATGCGTCACTGCGCCTGTTTGACTGGATGGTCACTGCCATCGGCACGCTCTTCCCGTTGCTCGTCTCCCCATCCGCGACAGAGCCGCTTGCGCCGCTCGCATTCTGCGGCTCGGCGATGGCACTCGGCTTTGTGCTGCAGATATCGGCAAAGCTGTCATTGCGGCGAAGCTTCGGCCTGGTGCCGGCCAATCGCGGTATCAAGGTCGGCGGACCCTACAAGTTTGTCCGCCATCCGATGTATGCGGGTTATCTGATGACACATATCGGATTCTTCATGGCTCACCCGAGCCTTTGGAATTTTGCCATCTATGCAACGGCGCTTGCCGCACAATGTTTCCGCCTCTTGGCGGAGGAGCGTCTGCTCCAGCAGGATCCTGCCTACACGGCCTTCATGGCTACGACGCGCTACCGGCTGGTTCCATTCGTGTTCTAA
- a CDS encoding BON domain-containing protein: protein MARIGDKTQFSREKPELSREEDYRDLEERNLDDGWPYADATGADPANRPYGETAANFDSDPNKGFRIDGTDADGNENRLKDSLRADTIDRDESDDLEARVNDNLENIPEVDINSIEVHADGHVVTLEGSVETIGIARKVELGALSVDGVHHVRNKLQLTGVDAHIPNED, encoded by the coding sequence ATGGCAAGGATCGGTGACAAGACCCAGTTTTCCCGGGAGAAGCCTGAGCTTTCCCGGGAGGAAGATTATCGCGACCTCGAGGAACGCAATCTCGACGACGGCTGGCCCTATGCCGACGCCACCGGCGCCGACCCGGCAAACCGCCCCTATGGCGAGACCGCGGCAAATTTCGACAGCGATCCCAACAAAGGCTTCCGGATCGACGGCACGGATGCAGACGGCAACGAGAACCGCCTGAAGGATTCGCTGCGCGCCGATACCATCGACCGCGATGAAAGCGACGACCTCGAAGCACGGGTGAACGACAATCTCGAAAATATTCCCGAGGTCGACATCAATAGCATTGAGGTTCATGCCGACGGACACGTCGTCACCCTGGAAGGTTCGGTGGAAACGATCGGCATCGCCCGCAAGGTCGAACTCGGTGCGCTTTCGGTCGACGGTGTCCACCATGTCCGCAATAAATTGCAGCTGACCGGTGTCGACGCGCATATCCCGAACGAGGACTGA
- a CDS encoding peptide deformylase, with product MPIRPILRYPHPGLKTVCAPVTAFDSSLAELADYLLATMRAAPGVGITAAHIGVFSRVTVLELDKTDGVRLYVNPEITWLSNETMRHAEGSVSMPGATEEVTRPRAIRLRYQNAEGIVHEEAAEDFHAICIQHEVDQLDGIFWLQRLSRLKRDRLVKKWEKTPT from the coding sequence ATGCCCATCCGTCCGATTCTGCGCTATCCGCATCCTGGTCTGAAGACGGTCTGCGCGCCGGTGACAGCCTTCGATTCGTCGCTCGCCGAGCTTGCAGACTACCTGCTGGCGACGATGCGGGCGGCACCCGGCGTCGGCATCACCGCCGCCCATATCGGCGTCTTCAGCCGTGTGACGGTGCTGGAACTCGACAAGACAGACGGCGTGCGGCTCTACGTCAACCCGGAGATCACATGGTTGTCGAACGAGACGATGCGCCATGCCGAAGGCAGCGTCTCCATGCCCGGCGCCACTGAAGAGGTCACACGGCCGCGCGCGATCCGCCTCCGTTACCAGAATGCCGAGGGCATCGTGCACGAGGAGGCAGCCGAAGATTTCCACGCCATTTGCATCCAGCACGAGGTCGACCAGCTCGACGGCATTTTCTGGCTCCAGCGCCTCTCGCGGCTGAAACGCGACCGTCTCGTGAAAAAATGGGAAAAGACGCCAACCTGA
- the mgtE gene encoding magnesium transporter produces the protein MTTTDGEDRIRRRPEDEEADIYDEDGNVRSDFLALVGAAIADRDTLFLRQNVARLHESEIGDLLEAIQPDQRLALVRLLGEDFDMTALTEVDEAIRREIVDQMPNEQIAAAIGDLDSDDAVYILEDLDKEDREEILAQLPFTERVRLRRALDYPESSAGRRMQTEFVAVPPFWTVGQTIDYMRDEEDLPYSFSQIFVIDPTFKLLGAVDLDQILRTKRQTKIEQIMRETNHPVPAEMDQEEAAQLFEQYDLLSAAVVDENGRLVGVLTIDDVVDVIHEEADEDIKRLGGVGDEELSDNVLSTARSRFLWLLINLGTAMLSASVIGLFDASIEKMIALAVLMPIVASMGGNAGTQTMTVTVRALATRDLDIYNAGRIIRREAGVGILNGIVFATIMGLIAGTWFHDYQLGGVIAAAMIINLMAAALAGILLPLLLDKVGADPAIASSVFVTTVTDCTGFFAFLGIATWWFGI, from the coding sequence ATGACGACGACCGATGGGGAAGACCGCATCCGCAGGCGTCCCGAGGACGAGGAAGCCGATATCTACGACGAGGACGGCAATGTCCGCAGCGATTTCCTGGCGCTGGTCGGCGCCGCGATCGCCGACCGCGACACGCTGTTCCTGCGCCAGAATGTTGCCCGCCTGCATGAATCCGAAATAGGCGACCTGCTGGAAGCCATCCAGCCGGACCAGCGCCTGGCGCTGGTGCGCCTGCTCGGCGAAGATTTCGACATGACGGCGTTGACCGAGGTCGACGAGGCGATCCGCCGCGAGATCGTCGACCAGATGCCGAACGAGCAGATCGCCGCCGCGATCGGCGATCTCGATTCGGACGACGCCGTCTACATTCTCGAAGATCTCGACAAGGAAGACCGGGAAGAGATCCTCGCTCAGCTGCCGTTTACCGAGCGGGTCAGGCTGCGTCGGGCGCTGGACTATCCCGAAAGCTCGGCCGGGCGCCGCATGCAGACGGAATTCGTCGCCGTGCCGCCGTTCTGGACTGTGGGACAGACGATCGACTACATGCGTGACGAGGAGGATCTTCCCTATTCCTTCTCGCAGATCTTCGTCATCGATCCGACCTTCAAGCTGCTCGGCGCCGTCGATCTCGACCAGATTCTGCGTACCAAGCGACAGACGAAGATCGAGCAGATCATGCGCGAGACCAATCATCCGGTTCCGGCCGAGATGGACCAGGAGGAGGCCGCTCAGCTGTTCGAGCAGTATGACCTTCTCTCGGCCGCCGTCGTCGACGAGAACGGCCGGCTGGTCGGCGTGCTGACGATCGACGACGTCGTCGACGTCATCCACGAGGAGGCTGACGAGGACATCAAGCGCCTTGGCGGCGTCGGCGACGAAGAGCTTTCGGACAATGTGCTTTCGACGGCGCGTTCGCGTTTCCTGTGGCTTTTGATCAACCTCGGCACGGCAATGCTGTCTGCCAGCGTCATCGGACTGTTCGACGCCTCGATCGAGAAGATGATCGCACTTGCCGTGCTGATGCCGATCGTCGCCTCGATGGGCGGCAATGCCGGCACGCAGACGATGACGGTGACGGTGCGCGCGCTGGCCACCCGCGATCTCGACATCTACAATGCCGGCCGCATCATCCGCAGGGAGGCCGGCGTCGGTATCCTCAACGGCATCGTTTTCGCGACGATCATGGGCTTGATTGCCGGCACCTGGTTCCACGATTACCAGCTCGGCGGGGTGATCGCGGCGGCGATGATCATCAATCTGATGGCGGCGGCGCTTGCCGGCATCCTGCTGCCATTGCTGCTGGATAAGGTGGGAGCCGACCCGGCAATCGCCTCCTCGGTCTTCGTGACGACGGTGACCGACTGTACCGGCTTCTTCGCCTTCCTCGGCATCGCCACATGGTGGTTCGGCATCTGA
- a CDS encoding MerR family transcriptional regulator, whose product MQVNKFYSITELTREFGVSTRTLRFYEDEGLIHPERRGRTRLFRQADRRLISEILRGRRIGFTIAEIREIIQVYKEPPGELGQLKLLMKRVDEKRDDLRQKRKDIDDTLVELDNIEEACLGRLAEIGVTT is encoded by the coding sequence ATGCAGGTGAACAAATTTTATAGCATAACGGAGCTGACGCGCGAATTCGGGGTCTCGACGCGCACACTTCGCTTCTACGAAGACGAGGGACTGATTCATCCGGAGCGGCGAGGGCGCACCCGTCTCTTCCGCCAGGCCGACCGACGGCTCATCAGCGAAATTCTGCGCGGCCGGCGCATCGGCTTCACCATCGCGGAGATCCGCGAAATCATCCAGGTCTACAAGGAGCCGCCGGGTGAACTCGGTCAATTGAAGCTGCTGATGAAGCGCGTCGACGAAAAGCGTGATGACCTGCGGCAGAAGCGCAAGGATATCGACGACACGCTGGTGGAACTCGACAATATCGAAGAGGCCTGCCTCGGCCGCCTCGCCGAAATCGGCGTCACCACCTGA
- a CDS encoding heparan-alpha-glucosaminide N-acetyltransferase, whose protein sequence is MTLPATQADAAVKPPRIGLLDTARGLALIAMASYHFSWDMEFMGYLAPGTAETGWLKIYARAIATTFIFIVGISLVLSSKPEVRWPAFWKRFAMIAAGAAAISIATRIAMPNEWIYFGILHCIAVLTLIGIVFLRLPLAVTLIATVALFAAWLTDNFGTPGLLRSSFFDPRYLAWIGLAVMPERSNDYVPLFPWATPFFAGLSFASIAIRTRLLHRLAAIGTGSRWPARLGRHSLAFYLIHQPVLIAIAYGLSLVVPPQAPDPVATYLRQCNASCVMQQGEALCHSFCQCTLEKLQAQALFTPLQAGAIDIQNDERVQTIAAECSAEAE, encoded by the coding sequence ATGACATTGCCGGCAACGCAAGCCGATGCGGCGGTAAAGCCGCCGCGTATCGGCCTATTGGACACGGCGCGCGGTCTCGCGCTGATCGCCATGGCGAGCTATCATTTCAGCTGGGACATGGAGTTTATGGGCTATCTCGCGCCGGGCACGGCAGAGACCGGCTGGCTGAAGATCTATGCCCGGGCTATCGCCACGACGTTTATCTTCATCGTCGGCATCAGCCTGGTGCTCTCGAGCAAGCCCGAGGTCCGCTGGCCCGCCTTCTGGAAACGCTTCGCCATGATTGCCGCGGGAGCCGCCGCCATCTCGATCGCCACGCGCATCGCCATGCCGAACGAGTGGATTTATTTCGGCATCCTGCATTGCATCGCGGTGCTGACGCTGATCGGCATCGTTTTTTTGAGATTGCCGCTCGCCGTCACGCTGATCGCGACTGTGGCGCTCTTTGCCGCCTGGCTTACCGATAATTTCGGCACGCCCGGTCTGCTTCGCTCATCCTTCTTCGATCCCAGATATCTCGCCTGGATCGGCCTTGCCGTGATGCCGGAACGGTCCAACGATTACGTGCCGCTGTTTCCCTGGGCAACACCCTTTTTTGCTGGACTGAGTTTCGCCTCGATCGCCATCAGAACCAGACTGCTGCATCGGCTTGCCGCCATCGGCACCGGTTCCCGGTGGCCGGCAAGGCTTGGCCGCCACAGCCTTGCCTTCTACCTCATCCACCAGCCGGTGTTGATCGCCATCGCCTACGGCCTTTCCCTCGTCGTCCCGCCGCAGGCGCCGGATCCGGTCGCGACTTACCTAAGGCAATGCAACGCCTCTTGCGTCATGCAGCAGGGCGAAGCGCTCTGCCACAGCTTCTGCCAGTGCACGCTGGAGAAATTGCAGGCTCAAGCTTTGTTCACGCCGCTGCAGGCCGGCGCGATCGATATACAGAATGACGAGCGGGTGCAGACGATCGCCGCCGAATGCAGCGCCGAGGCGGAATAG
- a CDS encoding DUF599 domain-containing protein has protein sequence MTTADYIALAFFACVWMGYSWLLHGRTFFGRTSLTHAMIERRREWIYNSLRRDLKMIDTQIMAGLQNGTAFFASTSIFALGSCFALLGATEKVDAVFADLPFVLHGGHAVFEMKVGGLAALFGYAFFKFGWSYRLFNYCTILFGSIPMLRDTERDVIAAERAAERVIRMNVIAGSNFNEGLRAIFLSIGYLGWFINPYVFMLTTAIVIFVLTRRQFFSQARLAIMDAGPPSNLHLSAFGRDMPSSDGRDLPEGL, from the coding sequence ATGACGACGGCGGACTATATCGCTCTGGCCTTCTTTGCCTGCGTCTGGATGGGCTATTCCTGGCTGCTGCATGGCCGCACCTTCTTCGGACGCACCAGCCTCACCCATGCGATGATCGAACGGCGGCGCGAATGGATCTATAACTCGCTGCGCCGCGACCTGAAGATGATCGACACGCAGATCATGGCGGGCCTGCAGAACGGCACCGCCTTCTTCGCTTCGACCTCGATCTTCGCCTTGGGCAGCTGCTTCGCGCTGCTCGGGGCGACGGAGAAGGTCGACGCCGTCTTCGCCGACCTGCCCTTCGTCTTGCACGGCGGCCATGCTGTCTTCGAGATGAAGGTCGGCGGGCTGGCAGCCCTGTTCGGCTACGCCTTCTTCAAGTTCGGCTGGTCCTATCGGTTATTCAACTACTGCACCATCCTGTTCGGCTCGATCCCGATGCTGCGCGATACCGAACGCGACGTCATCGCTGCCGAGCGGGCCGCCGAACGGGTCATCCGCATGAATGTCATTGCCGGCAGCAATTTCAACGAAGGCCTCAGGGCAATCTTCCTGTCGATCGGTTATCTCGGCTGGTTCATCAACCCTTATGTCTTCATGCTGACGACGGCGATCGTCATCTTCGTTCTGACCCGGCGGCAATTCTTCTCGCAGGCGCGGCTGGCGATCATGGACGCCGGCCCGCCATCGAATCTCCACCTTTCCGCGTTTGGCCGCGACATGCCGTCGAGCGACGGACGTGATTTGCCCGAGGGACTTTGA
- a CDS encoding L-serine ammonia-lyase — MFLSVFDVFKIGVGPSSSHTMGPMSAANRFLDLILSDEWPRPSSGAQVVAIKVSLHGSLAHTGIGHGTGRAVILGLMGEAPDSVDPDRMDGIVDMVERTGRITPEGHPAYQFQPKTDLIFDKKQPLPGHANGMVFSAYDRDGRLLVKRIYYSVGGGFVVTDTELEQMRAKKNAAGGTRVPYPFATAKQMLEMAERSGLSIAQMKRANEESQRSQEELDQGLDRIWEAMRSCIERGLKVEGIMPGGLNVKRRARRIHDKLEEEWRSNRINPLLANDWLSVYAMAVNEENAAGGRVVTAPTNGAAGVIPATIRYYEHFHEDWDQNGIRDYLLTAAAIGGIIKHNASISGAEVGCQGEVGSAAAMAAAGLAAVMGGTPEQIENAAEIALEHHLGMTCDPVAGLVQVPCIERNALGAVKAVTAASLAVKGDGQHFVPLDACIETMRQTGHDMSEKYKETSTGGLAVNVVEC; from the coding sequence ATGTTTCTCTCGGTATTCGATGTCTTCAAGATCGGTGTCGGGCCGTCGAGTTCGCACACGATGGGTCCGATGTCTGCCGCTAACCGGTTTCTCGACCTGATCCTGTCTGACGAATGGCCGCGCCCGTCATCGGGCGCACAGGTCGTCGCGATCAAGGTCAGCCTGCACGGTTCGCTTGCCCATACCGGCATCGGCCACGGCACCGGCAGGGCGGTCATTCTCGGCCTGATGGGCGAGGCGCCCGACAGCGTCGATCCCGACCGAATGGACGGCATCGTCGATATGGTGGAGCGCACCGGCCGCATCACGCCGGAGGGGCATCCCGCCTATCAGTTTCAGCCGAAGACCGATCTGATTTTCGACAAGAAGCAGCCGCTGCCCGGTCATGCCAACGGCATGGTCTTTTCCGCCTATGACAGGGACGGCCGGCTGCTCGTCAAGCGCATCTATTATTCGGTCGGCGGTGGCTTCGTCGTCACCGATACCGAGCTGGAGCAGATGCGGGCGAAGAAAAACGCGGCTGGCGGCACGCGCGTGCCCTATCCCTTCGCGACTGCCAAGCAGATGCTCGAGATGGCGGAGCGCTCCGGGCTGTCGATCGCCCAGATGAAGCGGGCAAACGAGGAGAGCCAGCGCAGCCAGGAGGAGCTCGATCAGGGGCTCGACCGCATCTGGGAAGCGATGCGCTCCTGTATCGAGCGCGGCCTCAAGGTTGAGGGCATCATGCCGGGCGGCCTCAACGTCAAGCGCCGCGCCCGCAGGATTCACGACAAGCTGGAGGAGGAGTGGCGCAGCAACCGCATCAACCCGCTGCTCGCCAATGACTGGCTGAGTGTCTATGCGATGGCCGTCAACGAGGAGAATGCCGCCGGCGGGCGCGTCGTCACGGCGCCGACCAACGGTGCGGCCGGTGTCATCCCGGCGACGATCCGCTACTACGAGCATTTCCACGAGGACTGGGATCAGAACGGTATCCGCGATTACCTGCTGACGGCTGCGGCCATCGGCGGCATCATCAAGCACAACGCCTCGATCTCGGGCGCCGAGGTCGGCTGCCAGGGCGAAGTCGGCTCGGCAGCGGCAATGGCGGCCGCAGGCCTTGCCGCCGTCATGGGCGGGACGCCGGAGCAGATCGAGAACGCCGCCGAGATCGCGCTCGAACATCATCTCGGCATGACCTGCGATCCGGTTGCAGGTCTGGTGCAGGTTCCCTGCATCGAGCGCAACGCACTCGGCGCCGTCAAGGCGGTGACCGCGGCGTCACTCGCCGTCAAAGGCGACGGCCAGCACTTCGTGCCGCTCGATGCCTGTATCGAGACGATGCGCCAGACCGGCCACGACATGAGCGAAAAGTACAAGGAAACGTCCACGGGCGGCCTTGCCGTCAATGTCGTCGAGTGCTGA